One window from the genome of Leptospira broomii serovar Hurstbridge str. 5399 encodes:
- a CDS encoding PP2C family protein-serine/threonine phosphatase, producing the protein MIKNKILRKILPGIRAKLSFFTAILVISILAFTSAIHYSQQKKALEEKLSSELKAPLEYVNTVVLDLENLSRSMILIEEFKIRVKEKKKELSKFKRTVVQKEAGFLGALKSFGQSIGLNVKRGNVYRSVDTYFTRYLSENEIKEFEANVRNELRKENGAPIDAPVYDKIRSIAEKTAQSRLFAESARSRIEEIEDEIKNIEIELLKPDLDPKKKKTFSSDKEKLEKERKTAERSIPDAEKRAAAGETSLAKALQNFFRGSYKDGISSLGLLPDKIRILAYDRVGKQTLDTGLLFLQSSGTAKKLLSLPEFEESRSSLFGETDVLETIRNKSEPEAYEVGGRQYEVVFRPVFRNPNTAERSRTLAEEVANHASQWREYLEEDRKLSSEFAELAQKLKSRITELRKDGKAKPAADSEFRTLTANYRKLLKKRETKLEELQPYVTTFQKAQKRSREEKKSFEEKAVATSKEILEWEKKLKLPLKQGDTRESPEEIQENIRQLEAQAEEVRDSLIRLESSKDDWSLADDHRSEDAFYGLREAALDDFTFLPFKAGSAAIRRYYKDPDERKNVRAKWKLLREWILAGSSETTLPNASRNKASLADSGILIRSRSEAEEVMWALDSSPLVASKESAGKGLVYDLLRKNLLGYNLILIDRTEGARQIRDNRDELIRYTAIIGAIAILLAYGLAWFVVRRIRIISRKAEEIGEGNLKVEFPPAGYDEIGILSESLNDMVHGLEEREEMRGELLAGEEIQKRLLPEKLPTSLNDYVEFGAFYKAMAGVGGDYYDFIELGQSKIAFCIGDVSNHGVGPAIVMALFRAQIRSILRRGERDLKKILLEMNSQLYDDTPDHIFVTFFLGFFDSTTSKVEYISAGHVKPLFYDASEKKLHELPAGGLPIGMDENSFFETTIERRVLTLDSGDIFFEYTDGLDEARNPEGSMYGRERLAKLLFANGEKRPEELIKVIVGDLEAHTKQELGKPGISQLSDDIAMIAVRKR; encoded by the coding sequence ATGATTAAGAATAAGATTTTAAGAAAGATACTTCCGGGAATTAGGGCAAAGCTTTCTTTTTTCACCGCTATTTTAGTTATTAGCATACTTGCATTCACTTCCGCAATTCATTATTCTCAGCAAAAAAAAGCGCTTGAAGAGAAGCTTAGCTCGGAACTGAAAGCTCCATTAGAATATGTGAATACTGTCGTTTTAGACCTTGAGAATCTAAGTCGAAGTATGATTCTAATCGAAGAATTCAAAATTCGCGTTAAAGAAAAGAAAAAAGAACTCAGTAAATTCAAAAGAACCGTCGTTCAAAAAGAGGCGGGTTTTTTAGGTGCGCTCAAGTCGTTCGGTCAATCCATCGGATTGAACGTTAAACGAGGAAATGTATATCGATCGGTCGACACTTACTTTACGAGATATTTATCCGAGAATGAAATTAAGGAATTTGAGGCTAATGTTCGCAATGAGCTACGGAAAGAAAACGGAGCACCGATCGATGCACCCGTTTACGATAAAATACGCTCTATTGCCGAGAAGACGGCCCAATCAAGACTCTTTGCGGAAAGCGCTAGGTCGCGAATCGAAGAAATCGAAGATGAGATCAAGAACATAGAGATTGAATTATTAAAACCGGATTTAGATCCTAAGAAAAAGAAAACATTTTCGTCGGATAAGGAAAAACTGGAGAAAGAACGTAAGACTGCGGAACGATCCATCCCCGATGCGGAGAAAAGAGCGGCCGCAGGAGAAACTAGTTTAGCGAAAGCATTACAGAACTTTTTTCGAGGATCTTATAAAGACGGAATTTCTTCCCTCGGTTTGCTGCCCGATAAAATTCGTATCCTCGCTTATGACAGAGTCGGTAAGCAAACTTTGGATACCGGGTTACTATTTTTGCAATCCTCGGGTACGGCCAAAAAACTTTTAAGTTTACCTGAATTCGAAGAAAGTCGCTCCTCGCTATTCGGCGAAACCGACGTTTTGGAAACGATTCGAAATAAATCGGAGCCCGAAGCTTACGAAGTTGGCGGACGCCAATACGAGGTGGTCTTCCGTCCAGTATTCAGAAATCCTAATACGGCAGAGCGTTCTCGAACTCTTGCGGAAGAAGTTGCAAATCACGCAAGTCAGTGGCGCGAGTATTTGGAAGAAGATCGTAAACTTTCTTCGGAATTCGCGGAGCTCGCGCAAAAATTAAAATCTCGTATTACTGAATTACGCAAGGACGGGAAGGCGAAACCGGCAGCCGATTCGGAATTTCGAACTCTTACGGCCAATTATAGAAAACTTTTGAAAAAGAGAGAAACCAAGCTGGAGGAACTCCAACCGTACGTAACGACATTTCAGAAAGCGCAGAAACGATCAAGAGAAGAGAAAAAATCCTTTGAGGAGAAGGCCGTTGCAACTTCAAAAGAAATCCTAGAATGGGAGAAGAAGTTAAAACTTCCTCTAAAGCAGGGTGATACAAGAGAATCACCGGAGGAAATTCAGGAGAATATACGACAATTGGAAGCTCAGGCCGAAGAGGTTAGAGATTCCCTAATTCGTCTGGAATCAAGTAAGGACGATTGGAGCCTTGCTGACGATCATCGTTCGGAAGACGCTTTTTATGGATTGCGGGAAGCGGCTCTAGATGATTTTACGTTCCTTCCTTTTAAAGCGGGTTCCGCGGCGATTCGGAGATATTATAAGGATCCGGACGAACGCAAGAACGTGCGTGCGAAATGGAAACTATTGCGGGAATGGATTTTGGCAGGAAGCTCGGAGACGACATTGCCGAATGCATCCAGAAACAAAGCCTCCTTAGCTGATTCCGGAATTTTAATAAGAAGTCGAAGCGAAGCGGAAGAGGTCATGTGGGCCTTGGATTCCTCTCCATTAGTAGCTTCTAAGGAGAGTGCAGGCAAAGGTCTCGTTTACGATTTATTAAGAAAGAATTTATTAGGATATAATCTAATTTTAATAGATAGAACCGAGGGTGCCAGGCAGATTCGGGATAATCGGGACGAACTTATCCGGTATACTGCCATTATCGGAGCAATTGCGATTTTATTGGCGTATGGACTTGCCTGGTTCGTAGTCAGACGTATTCGGATCATCAGTCGAAAGGCGGAGGAAATCGGCGAGGGAAATTTAAAAGTCGAATTTCCGCCGGCCGGATACGATGAGATCGGAATATTAAGCGAATCGCTTAACGATATGGTTCATGGTCTGGAAGAACGAGAGGAAATGAGAGGCGAACTTCTGGCAGGGGAGGAAATCCAGAAACGTCTTTTACCGGAGAAATTACCGACTAGTTTAAACGACTATGTAGAGTTCGGCGCCTTCTATAAGGCAATGGCCGGAGTCGGTGGGGACTATTACGATTTTATCGAACTTGGTCAGAGCAAAATAGCGTTTTGTATCGGCGACGTTTCGAATCATGGAGTCGGTCCGGCAATCGTTATGGCTCTTTTTCGGGCGCAAATTCGTTCTATTCTTCGACGCGGTGAGCGCGATTTAAAGAAGATACTTCTTGAAATGAACTCGCAGTTGTATGACGACACGCCGGATCATATTTTCGTTACCTTCTTTTTAGGTTTTTTCGATTCGACGACTTCTAAGGTGGAATATATATCCGCAGGTCATGTTAAGCCGTTATTTTACGACGCATCCGAAAAAAAACTCCACGAACTTCCGGCGGGCGGGTTACCGATTGGCATGGATGAAAATTCATTTTTTGAAACTACTATCGAGAGGAGAGTTTTAACGTTGGATTCCGGAGATATCTTCTTCGAATATACCGACGGCTTGGATGAAGCGAGGAATCCGGAAGGTTCTATGTACGGACGGGAACGTTTAGCAAAATTGTTATTCGCAAACGGAGAAAAAAGGCCGGAAGAATTGATCAAAGTTATCGTCGGAGATTTGGAAGCCCATACGAAACAAGAATTAGGAAAACCGGGAATTTCGCAACTTTCCGACGACATTGCGATGATTGCCGTCCGAAAGCGTTAG